A genomic segment from Pseudomonas sessilinigenes encodes:
- the dnaJ gene encoding molecular chaperone DnaJ encodes MAKRDYYEVLGVERGSSEAELKKAYRRLAMKHHPDRNPGDKASEDLFKEANEAYEVLSDSSKRAAYDQYGHAGVDPSMGGGGAGFGGQNFSDIFGDVFSDFFGGGRGGSRGGAQRGSDLRYTLELNLEEAVRGTTVNIRVPTLVNCKPCDGSGAKKGSSPVTCPTCGGIGQVRMQQGFFSVQQTCPRCHGQGKIISDPCDSCHGEGRVEEYKTLSVKVPAGVDTGDRIRLSGEGEAGTQGGPTGDLYVVINVREHAIFQRDGKHLFCEVPISFADAALGGELEIPTLDGRVKLKIPEGTQTGKQFRVRGKGVAPVRGGGAGDLMCRVAVETPVNLSRRQRELLEELRGSLEGDNSHSPKTAGWFEGVKRFFGDL; translated from the coding sequence ATGGCAAAGCGTGACTATTACGAAGTGTTGGGTGTGGAGCGAGGCTCCAGCGAGGCGGAGCTGAAGAAGGCTTACCGTCGCCTGGCGATGAAGCACCACCCAGACCGTAATCCCGGCGACAAAGCGTCGGAAGATCTGTTCAAAGAGGCCAACGAGGCCTACGAAGTACTGTCCGATTCCAGCAAGCGCGCTGCCTACGACCAGTATGGTCATGCTGGCGTGGATCCGAGCATGGGTGGCGGCGGTGCCGGTTTCGGTGGGCAGAATTTCTCCGATATCTTCGGTGATGTGTTCAGCGACTTCTTCGGTGGTGGTCGTGGCGGCTCCCGTGGCGGCGCCCAGCGCGGCAGCGACCTGCGCTACACCCTGGAGTTGAACCTGGAAGAGGCGGTGCGCGGTACCACGGTCAATATCCGTGTGCCGACGCTGGTCAACTGCAAGCCATGTGATGGCTCGGGGGCCAAGAAGGGCTCGTCTCCAGTTACTTGCCCTACCTGTGGTGGTATCGGTCAGGTGCGCATGCAGCAGGGCTTCTTCTCGGTGCAGCAGACCTGCCCGCGTTGCCATGGCCAGGGCAAGATCATTTCCGATCCTTGCGATTCGTGCCACGGCGAAGGCCGTGTCGAAGAGTACAAGACCTTGTCGGTGAAAGTGCCGGCTGGTGTCGATACCGGCGACCGCATCCGCCTGTCGGGTGAGGGTGAGGCTGGGACCCAGGGTGGCCCGACTGGTGACCTGTACGTGGTGATCAATGTGCGTGAGCACGCGATCTTCCAGCGTGATGGCAAGCATCTGTTCTGTGAAGTGCCGATCAGCTTTGCCGATGCGGCGCTGGGCGGTGAGCTGGAAATCCCGACCCTGGATGGCCGGGTCAAGTTGAAGATCCCCGAGGGCACCCAGACGGGCAAGCAGTTCCGGGTACGTGGCAAGGGCGTTGCGCCGGTGCGTGGCGGTGGCGCGGGCGACCTGATGTGCCGTGTAGCGGTAGAGACTCCGGTTAACCTCAGTCGTCGCCAGCGCGAGCTGCTGGAAGAGCTGCGTGGGTCGCTGGAAGGCGACAATTCGCATTCGCCCAAGACCGCAGGCTGGTTCGAGGGCGTCAAGCGCTTCTTCGGCGACCTGTAA
- the dapB gene encoding 4-hydroxy-tetrahydrodipicolinate reductase gives MRRIAVMGAAGRMGKTLVEAVQLRSPLSGLTAAIVRPGSSLVGADAGELASLGRLGVPMSDSLEKVVDEFDVLIDFTLPEVMLKNLAFCRKAGKAMVIGTTGLGAKEKQLLVEAGKDIPIVFAANFSVGVNLSLKLLDMAARVLGDDADIEIIEAHHRHKIDAPSGTALRMGEVIASALGRDLQQVAVYGREGHTGARERETIGFATVRGGDVVGDHTVLFATEGERLEITHKASSRMTFAKGAVRAALWLDGREPGLYDMQDVLDLR, from the coding sequence ATGCGACGTATAGCTGTGATGGGCGCCGCTGGGCGCATGGGCAAGACTCTGGTCGAGGCTGTGCAGTTGCGCTCGCCGCTCTCTGGCCTGACTGCGGCCATCGTGCGTCCGGGCAGTTCCCTGGTGGGGGCGGATGCTGGTGAGCTGGCGTCCTTGGGGCGCCTTGGCGTGCCAATGTCCGACAGCCTGGAGAAGGTGGTCGATGAGTTCGACGTGCTGATCGACTTCACCCTGCCTGAAGTGATGCTCAAGAACCTGGCTTTCTGCCGCAAGGCTGGCAAGGCCATGGTGATTGGCACTACGGGTTTGGGGGCCAAGGAAAAGCAGTTGCTGGTGGAGGCGGGCAAGGATATTCCGATCGTCTTCGCGGCCAACTTCAGTGTCGGGGTGAACCTGTCGTTGAAGCTGCTGGATATGGCGGCCCGGGTGTTGGGCGATGATGCGGACATCGAGATCATCGAGGCTCATCACCGTCACAAGATCGATGCGCCGTCGGGTACTGCCCTGCGCATGGGTGAAGTGATCGCCAGTGCCCTGGGGCGCGATCTGCAGCAGGTCGCGGTGTACGGTCGTGAGGGTCACACCGGGGCTCGCGAGCGTGAAACCATCGGTTTTGCCACGGTCCGTGGTGGCGATGTGGTGGGTGATCACACCGTGTTGTTCGCCACTGAGGGTGAGCGCCTGGAGATTACCCACAAGGCCTCCAGTCGCATGACCTTCGCCAAGGGGGCGGTTCGCGCAGCCTTGTGGCTGGATGGTCGTGAGCCTGGTCTTTACGACATGCAGGACGTTTTGGACCTGCGTTGA
- the carA gene encoding glutamine-hydrolyzing carbamoyl-phosphate synthase small subunit: MTKPAILALADGSIFRGEAIGADGQTVGEVVFNTAMTGYQEILTDPSYAQQIVTLTYPHIGNTGTTPEDAESDRVWSAGLVIRDLPLVASNWRNTLSLSDYLKANNVVAIAGIDTRRLTRILREKGAQDGCIMAGDNISEEAAIAAARGFPGLKGMDLAKVVSTKQSYEWRSTVWDLKTDSHATIEASELPYHVVAYDYGVKLNILRMLVERGCRVTVVPAQTPASEVLALKPDGVFLSNGPGDPEPCDYAIKAIKEVLETEIPVFGICLGHQLLALASGAKTVKMGHGHHGANHPVQDLDTGVVMITSQNHGFAVDETSLPGNVRAIHKSLFDGTLQGIERTDKSAFSFQGHPEASPGPNDVAPLFDRFINEMAKRR, translated from the coding sequence TTGACTAAGCCAGCCATACTCGCCCTTGCTGATGGCAGCATTTTTCGCGGCGAAGCCATTGGAGCCGACGGTCAAACCGTTGGTGAGGTGGTGTTTAACACCGCAATGACCGGCTATCAGGAAATCCTTACCGATCCTTCCTACGCCCAGCAAATCGTTACCCTGACCTACCCTCACATCGGCAACACTGGCACCACGCCGGAAGATGCCGAGTCCGATCGCGTCTGGTCGGCCGGCCTGGTCATTCGCGACCTGCCTCTGGTCGCTAGCAACTGGCGTAACACCCTGTCCCTGTCCGATTACCTGAAAGCCAACAATGTGGTGGCGATCGCGGGTATCGATACCCGTCGCCTGACCCGGATCCTGCGCGAGAAAGGCGCTCAGGACGGCTGCATCATGGCGGGTGACAACATCTCCGAAGAGGCAGCCATCGCCGCTGCTCGCGGTTTCCCTGGCCTGAAGGGCATGGACCTGGCGAAAGTCGTCAGCACCAAGCAAAGCTACGAATGGCGCTCGACTGTCTGGGACCTGAAGACCGACAGCCACGCCACCATCGAGGCCTCCGAATTGCCTTACCACGTGGTCGCCTATGACTACGGGGTCAAGCTGAACATCCTGCGCATGCTGGTAGAGCGCGGTTGCCGCGTCACCGTGGTGCCTGCCCAGACGCCGGCGAGCGAAGTCCTGGCGCTCAAGCCTGATGGCGTGTTCCTGTCCAACGGCCCTGGTGACCCCGAGCCTTGCGACTACGCGATCAAGGCGATCAAGGAAGTCCTTGAAACCGAGATCCCGGTGTTCGGTATCTGCCTGGGCCACCAGTTGCTGGCCCTGGCCTCCGGCGCCAAGACCGTGAAGATGGGCCATGGCCACCACGGCGCCAACCATCCTGTCCAGGACCTGGACACCGGTGTGGTCATGATCACCAGCCAGAACCATGGCTTTGCGGTGGATGAAACCTCCCTGCCGGGTAACGTCCGGGCGATCCACAAGTCGCTGTTCGACGGCACCTTGCAAGGTATCGAGCGTACCGATAAGAGCGCGTTCAGCTTCCAGGGCCACCCAGAGGCCAGCCCAGGCCCGAACGATGTCGCGCCGCTGTTCGACCGCTTCATCAACGAAATGGCCAAGCGACGCTAA